The Candidatus Limnocylindrales bacterium genome segment ACGTTCGGCGCCGATTTCACGGCCAATCTGCTGTCTATCTCGAATTGCCGCGAGCCGTTGCGGACGCGGTCCGCAACTGCGAGCATAGCCGGAAAAGACTTGGAATCCAGCCACTTGACAGGCGGCAAGTATGCCTCGGAGACTGCGTCGTCGCCGCCGGCTCACGGCGTCGCGCAAAATTCCTCACGATGCTGCCCCCGGGGGGCATTGCGCCTTCTCCCGGCACGGCATAATCCCGCTGTGGGTACTGGTTGATGGCGGCCTCGGGATGGACACAATACTCCGAGACTCAGATTCGCGAGATCCTCGAGCTGGCCAAAATGGGCATGCAGCCGGCGGATCTGGCGCGTCGCTACAATGTGCCCGTCGTCGTCATCCACGTCTGGCAGACCAAATACGGATCGACGAGCGGCGAAACTGACGCCTCGCGCTATCGGCGCCTCGAGGCCGAAATCACCAAGCTCAACCAGCTGATCGGCGAGCTGACGGTCGAGCACGAG includes the following:
- a CDS encoding transposase produces the protein MAASGWTQYSETQIREILELAKMGMQPADLARRYNVPVVVIHVWQTKYGSTSGETDASRYRRLEAEITKLNQLIGELTVEHEQLGIKLAAKKE